The following are encoded in a window of Telmatobacter sp. DSM 110680 genomic DNA:
- a CDS encoding APC family permease, producing the protein MDSAPSLKRGIRFRDLVPFYVVVVLSIRWTATAAAAGPSIFVVWFAALTCFFIPLAASVMELSSRHPEEGGIYIWTREAFGDFCGFICAWTYWMSNLPYFPAVLYFGAASVLFAFGARAQALSANPLYYMAFAAIALSLITLLNIAGADVGKWLNNIGALGSVVPLSVLMLMAAISYTRFGSATHFTRAGMIPHWSLSNAVFWSGVFFAFSSIEAVSAMGDEILNPRKAIPWALLVAGCILTIGYIGGTAALMVALPAEAVGGPDGFMNGVRMLCERLGVGWLLAPMALLVGLNAVGSAAGNLSSTARLPFVAGVDRYLPSAFGRVHARFRTPWVAIAVYGAAGIVVALLGQAGTTVRGAYDVLVSMGVIALFLPYLFLFSAMIKLQSRAVGPEVRRVPGGRPVAMALASVGLASTAITIVLCVIPGSEETNKPLAVAKVLGATLVLVGTGVAVFVVEKMRGRKAVVAV; encoded by the coding sequence ATGGATTCGGCTCCATCCTTAAAAAGAGGCATACGGTTTCGCGACCTGGTGCCGTTTTATGTCGTGGTTGTGCTCAGTATTCGCTGGACCGCGACGGCTGCAGCCGCGGGTCCAAGCATCTTCGTTGTCTGGTTCGCGGCGCTGACGTGCTTTTTTATTCCGCTGGCAGCCAGCGTGATGGAGCTTTCGTCGCGCCATCCTGAAGAAGGTGGCATCTACATCTGGACGCGCGAGGCGTTTGGAGACTTCTGCGGCTTCATCTGCGCGTGGACGTACTGGATGAGCAATCTTCCCTACTTTCCCGCGGTGCTGTATTTCGGCGCGGCCTCGGTCTTGTTCGCGTTTGGTGCCCGCGCTCAGGCGCTGAGTGCGAATCCGCTCTACTACATGGCGTTCGCGGCAATTGCGCTCAGTTTGATCACGCTGCTGAATATTGCGGGAGCGGACGTCGGCAAGTGGCTGAACAATATTGGCGCGCTGGGCAGCGTGGTCCCACTGTCGGTGTTGATGCTGATGGCGGCGATATCGTATACGCGATTCGGTTCGGCGACACACTTTACCAGAGCAGGGATGATACCGCACTGGTCACTGAGTAATGCGGTTTTCTGGTCGGGTGTGTTCTTTGCGTTCAGTTCGATTGAAGCTGTGTCGGCAATGGGTGACGAAATTCTGAATCCGCGCAAGGCGATTCCGTGGGCACTGCTGGTGGCTGGATGCATTCTGACAATCGGCTACATCGGAGGGACGGCAGCGCTGATGGTGGCGTTACCTGCGGAAGCTGTAGGTGGGCCGGATGGATTTATGAACGGCGTGCGAATGCTGTGCGAGCGCCTTGGCGTGGGATGGCTGCTGGCGCCGATGGCACTGCTGGTGGGGCTGAACGCAGTAGGCAGTGCGGCAGGAAATCTTTCATCGACGGCGCGTCTGCCGTTTGTGGCGGGCGTTGATCGCTATCTGCCGTCGGCTTTCGGACGAGTTCACGCGCGCTTCCGCACGCCGTGGGTGGCGATTGCTGTGTACGGCGCGGCGGGCATAGTGGTGGCGTTGCTGGGACAGGCGGGCACCACAGTGCGCGGAGCTTACGACGTGCTGGTGAGCATGGGCGTGATCGCGCTGTTTCTGCCTTACCTGTTTTTGTTTTCCGCGATGATCAAGCTACAGAGCAGAGCGGTAGGGCCGGAGGTACGGCGCGTTCCGGGAGGCAGGCCGGTGGCGATGGCTCTGGCATCGGTTGGGCTGGCGAGTACGGCGATCACGATTGTGCTTTGCGTGATTCCGGGCAGCGAGGAAACGAACAAGCCGCTGGCAGTGGCCAAGGTGCTGGGGGCGACGCTGGTGCTAGTGGGTACGGGCGTGGCGGTGTTTGTAGTGGAGAAGATGCGAGGGAGAAAAGCAGTGGTAGCGGTGTGA
- the ribB gene encoding 3,4-dihydroxy-2-butanone-4-phosphate synthase — protein sequence MPESLRTFEPPFTDVPGAIAEIRAGRMVVVVDDEDRENEGDLTLAAEHVTPEAINFMARYGRGLICLTLTEERADHLRLFPMTQQNSSRFGTAFTETIEAREGVTTGISAADRAHTIRTAIAPGATSNDLVRPGHIFPLRARQGGVLVRAGQTEASVDLARLAGLQPTGVICEIMRDDGEMARIPDLIPFCAEHGLRILTVAELIRYRLRNERYIVRAGETLIQTKYGEFRMIAYESEVNGGESHIALVRGDLCPSCPACHEGPANIPGHPRTARPPCAHAVLVRVHTRCTAGDIFAADCHCREVLDNSMRMIAEEGCGAILYLHNTSRGFDIDKTAAAVSPFAPTGTALTDGVSVASANSILLHQQLRTREGSQARTGRILRAIGLGGQILSDLGIRRIRLLSNTPMHIPALEGFGLEIVEQVPIPVEECTRA from the coding sequence ATGCCTGAAAGCCTTCGCACCTTCGAGCCCCCATTCACCGACGTTCCAGGCGCTATCGCTGAAATCCGCGCCGGGCGCATGGTCGTCGTCGTCGACGACGAAGACCGCGAAAACGAAGGCGACCTCACCCTAGCCGCGGAGCACGTCACTCCTGAAGCCATTAACTTCATGGCCCGCTACGGTCGCGGACTCATCTGCCTTACCCTCACCGAAGAGCGCGCCGACCACCTGCGCCTCTTTCCCATGACCCAGCAGAACTCCTCGCGCTTCGGAACGGCATTCACTGAAACCATCGAAGCCCGCGAAGGCGTCACCACTGGCATATCCGCCGCCGACCGCGCCCATACCATCCGCACCGCCATCGCCCCAGGCGCCACCTCAAACGATCTGGTCCGCCCCGGTCATATCTTTCCCCTGCGTGCTCGCCAGGGAGGCGTGCTGGTTCGCGCTGGCCAAACCGAAGCCTCCGTCGATCTGGCCCGTCTCGCCGGTCTCCAGCCCACCGGTGTCATCTGCGAAATCATGCGGGACGACGGCGAAATGGCACGTATCCCAGACCTCATCCCATTCTGCGCCGAGCACGGCCTCCGCATCCTCACCGTGGCCGAGCTCATCCGCTACCGACTCCGCAACGAGCGTTACATCGTTCGCGCCGGAGAGACCCTCATCCAGACCAAGTATGGCGAATTCCGCATGATCGCCTACGAGAGCGAGGTCAATGGCGGCGAAAGCCACATCGCCCTCGTCCGAGGCGACCTGTGCCCCAGCTGCCCCGCCTGTCATGAAGGTCCCGCGAACATCCCAGGCCACCCCCGTACCGCTCGGCCTCCCTGCGCTCATGCAGTTCTCGTTCGGGTTCACACCCGCTGCACCGCCGGAGACATCTTTGCCGCCGACTGCCACTGTCGCGAAGTCCTCGACAACTCCATGCGCATGATTGCCGAAGAGGGGTGTGGCGCGATTCTTTACCTCCACAACACCTCGCGCGGATTCGACATCGACAAGACCGCCGCTGCAGTCTCTCCGTTTGCTCCAACCGGAACGGCCCTAACGGATGGCGTGTCAGTAGCATCCGCCAACAGCATCCTGCTCCACCAGCAACTCCGCACCCGTGAAGGTTCCCAGGCTCGCACCGGACGCATCCTGCGCGCCATAGGCCTCGGCGGCCAAATCCTCTCCGACCTTGGCATCCGGCGAATCCGCCTCCTCTCCAATACCCCCATGCACATCCCCGCATTGGAGGGCTTCGGCCTCGAAATCGTGGAACAGGTACCCATCCCCGTAGAAGAGTGCACCCGCGCCTAG
- a CDS encoding NAD(P)/FAD-dependent oxidoreductase, with product MSSPTAAILGEIGLPVPIRELASKTWDVIVVGAGHNGLACAAYLAKAGRRVLVIESRERVGGACTIEEPFPGVKMSPCAYLAGLLHPLVVEELELPRRGFTWTPAVNGLFVPFLDGTSVQLWDDDARCEEEVRKLAPGDVDGWNAMCAVVRRLRDALRPGPRGGETWSSGSARDMWIGDAPTRDEIEDRLGNDAEAQAVLFDWSMAEMVEHYVRDERLQVAMLGQGVIGTNASPFDPGTASIRFHHSSGRLGGMPGMWGYVKGGMGMVSFYFCDAAREAGATVVSGVPVAQILPREGVVLESGERIAAKVVISNADPRRTLTMLGSAADAGWRKRVEDVPIEGCTVKLNVHLKELPNFTARPGTNEAHHYGQINAPLTKDEWKAGFAAAKRGELPEHLWCELYFQSVHDASVVPHGTHTMSVFAQYVPYKFAKGSWDERREEVRALAMKSLARFCSNIGDGGSDSAVIDAQVLGPPDIEQKVGLTGGHIFQGECLPQYMWSNRLSARTPMTGLYLCGACTHPGGSVIGINGRNAAVAVLKDTSGN from the coding sequence ATGAGCTCACCTACAGCAGCGATATTGGGCGAGATCGGGCTGCCAGTGCCGATTCGCGAACTGGCAAGTAAGACATGGGATGTCATCGTGGTCGGCGCGGGGCATAACGGGCTGGCTTGTGCGGCGTATTTAGCGAAGGCGGGCAGACGCGTGCTGGTGATTGAAAGCCGCGAGCGTGTTGGCGGGGCATGCACGATTGAGGAGCCATTTCCGGGCGTGAAGATGTCGCCGTGCGCTTATCTGGCAGGGCTGCTGCATCCGCTGGTCGTGGAGGAACTGGAACTGCCTAGGCGGGGGTTTACATGGACGCCGGCAGTGAACGGGCTGTTTGTTCCCTTCCTCGATGGCACGAGCGTACAGCTGTGGGATGACGATGCGCGCTGCGAAGAGGAAGTGCGCAAACTGGCACCCGGAGATGTGGACGGATGGAACGCGATGTGCGCGGTGGTACGGCGACTGAGGGATGCGCTGCGGCCCGGTCCACGCGGTGGCGAAACGTGGAGCAGCGGCTCAGCGCGCGATATGTGGATTGGAGATGCGCCGACGCGGGATGAGATTGAGGACCGGCTCGGAAATGATGCTGAGGCACAGGCGGTTTTGTTTGACTGGTCGATGGCGGAGATGGTGGAACACTACGTGCGCGACGAGCGGTTGCAGGTTGCGATGCTGGGCCAGGGCGTGATCGGGACGAATGCGAGCCCGTTTGATCCGGGGACGGCATCGATTCGATTTCATCATTCGTCGGGGCGGCTGGGCGGGATGCCGGGGATGTGGGGCTATGTGAAGGGCGGCATGGGGATGGTGTCGTTCTATTTTTGCGACGCAGCACGTGAGGCGGGTGCCACTGTGGTGTCGGGCGTGCCCGTGGCGCAGATATTGCCACGCGAGGGCGTGGTACTGGAAAGCGGCGAGCGGATCGCTGCGAAGGTGGTGATTTCGAATGCGGATCCGCGACGAACCCTGACAATGCTGGGCAGCGCGGCGGATGCGGGCTGGCGAAAGCGCGTTGAGGATGTGCCGATTGAGGGATGCACAGTGAAGTTGAATGTGCACCTGAAGGAGTTGCCGAACTTCACGGCGCGGCCGGGAACGAACGAGGCGCATCACTATGGGCAGATCAATGCTCCGCTGACAAAGGATGAGTGGAAGGCTGGGTTTGCGGCGGCGAAGCGCGGGGAGTTGCCGGAGCATTTGTGGTGCGAGCTTTATTTTCAGAGCGTGCACGATGCGTCAGTGGTTCCGCATGGAACGCATACGATGAGCGTGTTTGCCCAATATGTGCCGTACAAATTTGCGAAGGGCAGCTGGGATGAGCGGCGCGAAGAGGTGCGCGCGTTAGCAATGAAGTCGCTGGCGCGGTTCTGCAGCAATATCGGCGATGGTGGGTCGGATTCGGCGGTCATTGATGCGCAGGTGCTGGGTCCGCCGGATATTGAGCAGAAGGTGGGACTGACGGGTGGACATATTTTTCAGGGAGAGTGCCTGCCGCAGTACATGTGGTCGAACCGTTTGAGCGCGCGGACACCGATGACGGGGCTGTACCTTTGCGGGGCTTGCACCCATCCGGGAGGAAGCGTGATCGGGATCAACGGGAGGAATGCGGCGGTGGCAGTACTGAAGGATACGAGCGGGAATTAG
- a CDS encoding universal stress protein, which produces MPEDTVSAVPTRILVPIDFSSSSHTALEVATELADKFHAEVFLLNVVPESPVVALPEGVSEASIVEAAKKQAEGHFAKSKTSLEGKGITVKTSVEVGYDVAGTILEAIETNKIDQVIISTHGVSGWYPTVFGSITEKVIKLAPCSVLLLRTPKPKSSTKVSSSRLMEWW; this is translated from the coding sequence ATGCCCGAAGATACAGTCAGCGCAGTGCCAACCAGAATCCTGGTTCCCATAGATTTCAGTTCCTCATCGCACACCGCGCTTGAAGTGGCGACCGAACTCGCCGACAAATTTCATGCCGAAGTTTTCCTCTTGAACGTCGTTCCAGAATCCCCGGTCGTCGCACTGCCCGAGGGAGTTTCTGAGGCCTCCATCGTCGAAGCCGCCAAGAAGCAGGCCGAAGGCCACTTCGCTAAGTCCAAGACCTCCCTGGAAGGCAAGGGAATCACCGTCAAGACCAGTGTCGAAGTTGGATACGACGTTGCCGGGACGATCCTGGAAGCCATCGAAACCAACAAGATCGATCAGGTCATCATCTCCACTCATGGTGTCTCTGGTTGGTACCCCACCGTATTTGGTTCCATCACCGAGAAAGTCATCAAGCTCGCGCCGTGCTCTGTCCTTCTGCTCCGCACGCCCAAGCCGAAGAGCAGTACCAAGGTTAGCTCCAGCCGCCTGATGGAATGGTGGTAG
- a CDS encoding ADOP family duplicated permease, with translation MRGFLSNFRLAFRQLSKAPGFSVAVVLMLGAGIGAATAIFSLVEGVLLRPLAFQNPERLVALGDHVGENTGIGVTAPELVTYEKAATAFSSAGGYTHVTYELASGGTPEVIHAARMEARTFETLGVAPMLGRAFTQQEDSAHAPIAVISYAMWLNHFHRDPNVLGTSIVLDRKTYTIVGVMPREFEFPMETGRLGHAQLWVPMSLTADEVSESHAGEWRFNMVARLKDGVTVQQASQDADRVAQQIMRDFPAKLSAIRIHGAAAPLREQVVESARPLLRALFFTVLIVLMIACVNVAILMLVRAIRRRREYAVRLALGARAGAMIRDALAEGLLLSAAGGLLGLTAAAVALKSALVLLPESLPRIDAIHMDIRVAAFALLLAAVTGAICSVVPAFAAMRTNLLESLRESGRTSSGTSHAWLRSALVVAEIAIAMILLTVCVAFVRSYQKMLAVDPGFRPDHVLVAGYQLPLEQYATGSSTQRFDREVLDRLAAKPGIVAVGMADVLPASASVPMADYTVEGVPMGAWKMEFAPFSVSSGDYFRAMGIPLTEGRYFTREDKAGAAMVLIVNESMARHAWPGHDALGKRMHLGNPNSGLPWATVVGVVGDTKRSRDELAGDQYYLPTEQPASLNGSDAPDKLTNAAGGYIVLRSALPPEQMEQTLRAAVAEVDPMLALKDVRPMVDALNNTEAPRRFNTGLIGAFALGALLLQCRESMPSWLSRSPCGCRRLRSAWL, from the coding sequence GTGCGTGGATTCCTGAGCAATTTTCGCCTCGCATTCCGACAGTTGAGTAAGGCGCCGGGATTCTCGGTAGCAGTGGTCCTGATGCTGGGGGCCGGCATTGGTGCAGCGACTGCTATATTTTCGTTGGTCGAGGGTGTGCTTTTACGTCCACTTGCGTTTCAGAATCCGGAACGCCTGGTGGCGCTTGGCGATCACGTAGGCGAAAACACGGGCATCGGCGTCACAGCGCCCGAATTGGTAACCTATGAAAAAGCTGCGACTGCATTCTCGTCTGCCGGCGGCTACACACACGTAACGTATGAACTTGCGAGCGGTGGGACACCGGAAGTGATTCACGCAGCGCGCATGGAGGCGCGCACATTCGAAACACTGGGAGTTGCGCCGATGCTGGGGCGCGCTTTCACTCAACAAGAGGATTCTGCACATGCGCCGATAGCCGTTATCAGCTATGCGATGTGGTTGAACCACTTTCATCGTGATCCTAATGTGCTCGGCACTTCGATTGTGCTTGACCGAAAGACCTACACCATTGTGGGCGTGATGCCGCGCGAGTTTGAGTTCCCGATGGAAACAGGTCGGCTGGGACACGCGCAATTGTGGGTTCCGATGAGCCTGACCGCAGATGAGGTCTCAGAAAGCCACGCAGGCGAATGGCGTTTCAACATGGTCGCGCGTTTAAAAGACGGCGTAACCGTGCAGCAGGCCAGCCAGGACGCTGATCGCGTGGCGCAGCAGATCATGCGTGACTTTCCAGCGAAACTTTCTGCGATTCGCATTCACGGCGCTGCGGCTCCTCTGCGCGAGCAAGTAGTAGAGTCGGCTCGACCGCTGCTGCGCGCACTGTTCTTTACGGTTCTGATTGTCCTGATGATCGCCTGCGTCAATGTGGCCATTCTCATGCTCGTGCGCGCCATCCGGCGTCGTCGGGAATACGCGGTGCGCCTGGCGCTGGGTGCGCGAGCTGGCGCAATGATTCGCGACGCTCTGGCGGAAGGACTTCTGCTGAGCGCGGCTGGCGGCCTGCTCGGTCTCACTGCCGCCGCAGTGGCGTTAAAGTCGGCTCTTGTGCTGTTGCCGGAGTCGCTGCCACGCATTGACGCGATTCACATGGACATTAGGGTTGCGGCCTTCGCTTTACTCCTGGCGGCGGTAACCGGCGCGATCTGCAGTGTAGTGCCGGCATTTGCCGCGATGCGCACCAATCTGCTGGAGAGCCTGCGCGAAAGCGGTCGTACCAGCAGCGGTACGAGTCATGCATGGCTGCGATCCGCGCTCGTGGTCGCAGAGATTGCCATCGCCATGATCCTGCTAACGGTATGTGTGGCCTTTGTGCGCAGTTATCAGAAGATGCTGGCAGTGGATCCGGGATTCCGGCCGGACCACGTACTGGTTGCCGGCTATCAGTTGCCGCTGGAGCAGTATGCCACGGGATCGTCGACGCAGCGATTTGACCGTGAGGTACTCGACCGGCTCGCAGCCAAGCCGGGGATCGTGGCCGTGGGGATGGCCGACGTCCTGCCGGCTTCGGCGTCGGTGCCGATGGCGGATTACACGGTCGAGGGCGTTCCCATGGGTGCCTGGAAGATGGAGTTTGCGCCCTTCTCCGTGAGCAGTGGCGATTATTTCCGCGCGATGGGAATTCCCCTCACAGAAGGCCGATATTTCACACGCGAAGACAAAGCCGGCGCGGCGATGGTTCTTATCGTGAATGAGTCGATGGCCCGGCATGCGTGGCCGGGTCACGATGCCCTGGGCAAGCGTATGCATCTCGGAAATCCGAACAGTGGACTGCCCTGGGCGACAGTAGTGGGTGTGGTGGGTGACACCAAGCGCTCGCGCGACGAACTTGCAGGAGACCAGTACTACCTCCCGACGGAGCAGCCGGCGTCGCTCAATGGCAGCGATGCGCCCGACAAGTTGACCAATGCGGCGGGCGGATACATTGTGCTTCGTTCGGCATTGCCGCCAGAGCAGATGGAGCAGACCCTTCGCGCTGCAGTGGCCGAGGTTGACCCCATGCTGGCGCTCAAGGACGTGCGCCCAATGGTGGATGCGTTGAACAACACCGAAGCGCCCAGGCGGTTCAACACCGGCCTCATCGGAGCGTTCGCCCTGGGTGCGCTGTTGCTGCAGTGTCGGGAATCTATGCCGTCGTGGCTTTCTCGGTCACCTTGCGGGTGCAGGAGATTGCGATCCGCATGGCTGTAG
- a CDS encoding FtsX-like permease family protein, translating into MQEIAIRMAVGAERGRIAGMVLAGGAKLALLGCSLGVAGSMALSQIVRTFLFDVSPTDPGLYAISGAVMLLLTMAASALPAARAAATEPTRALRAV; encoded by the coding sequence GTGCAGGAGATTGCGATCCGCATGGCTGTAGGAGCGGAGCGTGGGAGGATTGCCGGAATGGTGCTGGCCGGCGGCGCGAAGCTGGCATTGCTGGGGTGCAGCCTGGGAGTAGCGGGCTCGATGGCTCTGTCGCAGATCGTGCGCACTTTTCTGTTTGACGTGAGCCCAACTGATCCCGGTTTATATGCAATAAGCGGAGCGGTCATGCTGCTGTTGACCATGGCGGCCTCAGCGTTGCCCGCAGCGCGCGCCGCCGCGACCGAGCCAACCCGTGCGCTCCGTGCCGTCTAG